In the Myxosarcina sp. GI1 genome, TTTCGGCTTCTTCTTGACACTTTTGGAGTCAAATTGTCTCGTTTACACCAATCATTAATTATTTACACCCCATAAACTTATTTCGTGTCGTCTCGATGCTTCTGCTTTAGAATCACCTCGACATACAAATTCTACTACCCGTTTGTGTAAGTCAATGCTGTATGACATTTGATTATTATTTTCCTCTAATTTTACTCGGTCAATCTGCCAACTAAAAATACGCAAGGATAGTTGATATCAACAGCTTAGAAAATTTCTATGGGAAAACTATGATTTAGGAATGGCGTTAGTGTGAAATTTAATTCCGCTCGGATTGATAAGATCGCGAGCATTGCCTCCAAAAATCTATCTTTTTGACACACGAGCGACAAAACAAATTTTTAAATTATCAGAGTTTCTATAAGTTAAGTTCTAAGGTAAAAATTATGTCTACTTATCCCCAACCACAATCCAATCCTAACGAAACTCTAAATTCTGCTCCTCGCTCCCATCGTCGAAAAGTAGCCAAACAATCTGCCGCAGCTTTGGCTCTGGTTCTTTTAGGCGTAGGCGTAGGTGTTGGTGGAGACTACTTATTCGCTCATAATAGTATGGTTACGGGAACTTCAGCCGTTGCTCAATCTAATTCGCCCGAAGCCAATAAAAAAGCTACCCAGTCGCAACCGAGCGATGATGCCCAACCATACAATCGCATTGCAGAGATAGTGCAACAGGTAGGTCCTGCGGTAGTGCGAATCGACTCTTCGCGTACGGTAAATAATCCTAATGCCGATCTATTTAACGAGCCTTTTTTCCGCAACTTTTTTGGTTCACAAATGCCACAAATGCCGGATAAAGAAGTGCAGAAAGGAACTGGATCGGGTTTTATTATTAACGACAACGGTACGATTCTGACTAACGCTCACGTAGTTGATGGGGCAGAACAGGTTACGGTGACGCTCAAAGATGGTCGCACTTTTGAAGGAAAAGTAATGGGTAAAGACCCTGTTACTGACGTAGCAGTAGTAAAAATTGCCGCCAATAATTTACCAACGCTAAAAATTGGTGACAGTAACTCACTACAGCCAGGAGAAATGGCGATCGCCATTGGCAACCCGATGGGACTCGATAACACCGTTACCGAAGGCATTATCAGTGCTACGGGACGTACGGCAGGGCAAGTAGGTGTTCCCGATAAACGAGTAGATTTTATTCAAACCGATGCTGCAATTAATCCTGGTAACTCTGGCGGTCCGTTGTTAAACCAGAGAGGTGAAGTCATCGGCATCAATACCGCTATCATTCAAGGAGCGCAGGGACTTGGTTTTGCCATTCCTATCGATACGGCTCGACGTATTTCCGACCAGTTGATTGCTTCGGGTA is a window encoding:
- a CDS encoding HhoA/HhoB/HtrA family serine endopeptidase is translated as MSTYPQPQSNPNETLNSAPRSHRRKVAKQSAAALALVLLGVGVGVGGDYLFAHNSMVTGTSAVAQSNSPEANKKATQSQPSDDAQPYNRIAEIVQQVGPAVVRIDSSRTVNNPNADLFNEPFFRNFFGSQMPQMPDKEVQKGTGSGFIINDNGTILTNAHVVDGAEQVTVTLKDGRTFEGKVMGKDPVTDVAVVKIAANNLPTLKIGDSNSLQPGEMAIAIGNPMGLDNTVTEGIISATGRTAGQVGVPDKRVDFIQTDAAINPGNSGGPLLNQRGEVIGINTAIIQGAQGLGFAIPIDTARRISDQLIASGKVEHPFLGIQMVTLTPEVKQEINSNPNSGLSVYEDKGVLVVRVVPDSPADKAGLRAGDVIEQVNGQPVEDADALQEAVENSGVGKNLELGLKRNGQEMNLAVKAGAYPTAQAETN